AAATTGTGACGGAATAGCTATTGGGGGGTTAAGTGTTGGTGAGCCAATTAATATTATGCATGAGATGGCAAATCTTGTAACTCCATTATTACCGCATGATAAACCTCGATATCTTATGGGTGTGGGCACACCACTTGATCTACTTATCGGAATCAACGCAGGGGTTGATATGTTTGATTGTGTGATTCCGACACGTAATGCTCGCAATGGAGCACTTTTTACAAGCCAAGGAACCATCAGCATTAAACAAGCACAGTACACAAAAGATGAATTGCCATTAGACCCCGAGTGTACTTGTTCGACTTGTCGACATTACTCACGGGCCTATTTGCGACATTTGTTTATAAATAACGAAATTCTTGCGAGCCGACTTCACACTTATCATAATTTATATTTCTACCATTCTCTGATTAAACAAGCGCGCAAAGCGATCGAAGACGGGCAATGGAAGTTGTTCTTTGACAATTATCTACGACGCTACGCGACAACCCTTGATTAATTAAAGAAGAAGTGGGAGTTTCAAAGCCTTGGAGGTAATCCCATTATGTTTTCATCAGTAGCATTAGCCCAAGCTGCGGGCGCTGGAGCGGCTCAGCCTAGTATTTTTGAAATGTTGTTTCCGTTTGCAGCCATGATGTTTATTTTTTACTTTTTGTACGCACGCCCTCAAGCTAGACGTCAAAAAGAACAACAAAAATTATTAGAAGCCCTTAAGCGTGGAGATCAAGTTGTTACCACCGCTGGAATTTTTGGAACCATCACTGGCGTCACAGATAAATATATAACCTTAGAAATTGCCGAAAACGTTCGCATTAAAGTTTTACGTACACATATAGCTGGAACCATCAAAGAGGGAAATCCATGAGAGGCATCACCGGTAGAGTCGTCGTCATCACACTAGTTTTACTTTTGGCGATCATGTTTTTTGTTCCAAATATTGCCAATATTTCTTGGTGGCCAACTAAAGATAAAATTAAGTACGGCCTTGATATTCAAGGTGGACTCTATTTAGTTATGGGCGTTGATGTTCCAGCGGTCTTACGTGAAAGTACTGATCGTTTGGCAGATACAATCTTATCTGTTGCTAAAGAAAAAAATGTACCCATTGAATCTGCTGCTCGAAAAAAAGATAACCCAGATAATCTTGATATTGAAGTGAGATTGCCCGCCGGTAGCTCTGATAAACCAATTCGTGATTTGTTAACCACTCAATATGGTCCAAATCTTTTGGTAAATGGCGACGCTCCAGTTTTGAGCATTCGTTATAGTGATATCTATATTACAGAACTTAGAAAAAGAACCATTGATCAAAGTATTGAGACTATTCGAAACAGAATCGATGAGTTTGGTGTGAGTGAGCCCAGTATTACAGCCCAAGGTGATAATAGAATTCTTGTGCAACTTCCAGGAATTCAAGATGCCACACGGGCAAAAGAATTAATTAATCGTACTGCGCGTTTAGAATTTCGAATGGTGCAAGATGGAATGTCTGCTCAGCAATTAACTGCT
This portion of the Oligoflexia bacterium genome encodes:
- the yajC gene encoding preprotein translocase subunit YajC, with translation MFSSVALAQAAGAGAAQPSIFEMLFPFAAMMFIFYFLYARPQARRQKEQQKLLEALKRGDQVVTTAGIFGTITGVTDKYITLEIAENVRIKVLRTHIAGTIKEGNP